In one Cydia pomonella isolate Wapato2018A unplaced genomic scaffold, ilCydPomo1 PGA_scaffold_166, whole genome shotgun sequence genomic region, the following are encoded:
- the LOC133533448 gene encoding uncharacterized protein LOC133533448 — translation MLEEASVTTSYMVLLKLKSLINPDFNVQLKAYVLPKITTNLPARKVDASEWPHLENLVLADPGYGTPSKVDILLGAAVYAQILQEGVKKGPIGTPIAQCTSLGWILSGGSADHNERKIVLHAQVDTDNEIIKQFWEMESEPLLTSKKMLTTEEQRCEDIFSATTTRDNLGRYVVKLPFRDENPACKEGNSREIAIKRLKSLERKFAKDNNLKEKYTAVVKEYLQLDHMMLVPAARESEKQCVYLPHHAVIREDKSTSKVRVVFDASCKNEKGISLNDSLMIGPTLQPELRHLIMQWRIHPVCLIADIVKMYRMVRVTDQDADYQRIVWRDNQTEEIQDYKLLTVTFGTASAPYLAVKALNQVAIDHASEHPMAAKRVADSFYMDDLMTGCETIEEGIELYKEMKALLKKGGFILQKWASNKEDVQRTIDLYEKGERVLEREEKNLELKQGNIVKILGLTWNKTKDEFQYSVTLPPVSAPVTKGRLYQTSHDFSILWVGSPHVL, via the coding sequence ATGCTAGAAGAAGCGTCGGTAACGACAAGTTACATGGTATTACTGAAACTCAAATCGTTGATAAATCCGGATTTCAATGTACAGTTAAAGGCATACGTGTTACCAAAAATCACAACGAATCTCCCTGCACGCAAGGTGGACGCGTCGGAATGGCCACATTTAGAGAATTTGGTTCTGGCTGACCCCGGTTACGGCACACCAAGTAAAGTTGATATTTTATTGGGAGCAGCGGTATATGCCCAGATACTGCAGGAGGGTGTAAAGAAGGGTCCTATTGGAACTCCAATAGCACAGTGTACTAGTTTAGGATGGATTTTGTCTGGAGGCTCAGCAGATCATAACGAAAGGAAAATTGTATTACATGCACAAGTGGATACGGAcaacgaaataataaaacagttttgggaGATGGAATCAGAACCTTTATTAACCTCAAAAAAGATGTTGACGACCGAAGAGCAGCGATGTGAAGACATCTTTTCAGCAACGACTACACGGGACAACCTTGGCAGATATGTGGTTAAATTACCATTTCGTGATGAGAATCCAGCCTGTAAAGAAGGAAATTCAAGAGAAATTGCTATTAAGAGGTTAAAGTCACTGGAAAGGAAATTTGCtaaagacaataatttaaaagaGAAGTATACAGCAGTTGTGAAAGAATACTTACAGTTGGACCACATGATGTTAGTTCCTGCGGCTAGAGAAAGTGAAAAACAGTGCGTGTATTTACCCCACCACGCTGTCATCAGGGAGGACAAGTCAACTAGCAAGGTCCGGGTGGTCTTCGACGCGTCCTGCAAAAATGAGAAAGGTATATCCTTAAACGATAGTTTAATGATTGGACCTACGCTACAGCCGGAGTTGCGTCATCTCATTATGCAATGGAGAATACATCCCGTATGTCTGATTGCAGACATCGTGAAGATGTATCGCATGGTAAGAGTGACTGATCAGGACGCTGACTATCAACGCATTGTATGGAGAGATAATCAAACCGAAGAAATACAAGATTATAAGTTGCTAACAGTTACGTTTGGAACAGCGTCAGCACCATATCTTGCCGTTAAAGCACTTAATCAGGTCGCCATTGACCATGCGAGCGAGCATCCAATGGCAGCAAAGAGAGTTGCTGATAGTTTTTATATGGATGACTTAATGACAGGATGTGAAACCATAGAAGAGGGTATAGAACTTTATAAAGAAATGAAGGCTCTACTTAAGAAAGGAGGTTTTATTTTGCAAAAGTGGGCAAGTAATAAGGAAGATGTACAGAGAACTATAGATTTATATGAGAAGGGAGAAAGAGTGCTGGAAAGGGAAGAAAAGAATCTGGAATTAAAACAAGGTAATATAGTAAAGATTTTAGGACTTACCTGGAATAAAACGAAGGATGAGTTTCAGTACTCAGTCACGCTGCCTCCTGTATCTGCTCCTGTAACAAAAGGAAGATTGTATCAGACGTCGCACGACTTTTCGATCCTTTGGGTTGGATCGCCCCATGTGTTAtaa
- the LOC133533445 gene encoding uncharacterized protein LOC133533445, producing the protein MLTHLHVVRFEIWAGGSGLYTYAVSATGVCGAEPLPATPRVTLLAASPEEPYVALYCEPGVCVYQWSVRSRQQTARLDCSKLVPCSESLQSLALDSRPGEDLGRVTALAALGGALYVGTAWGVLLVCAAASLRPLAVFRPYEQSVTSIVPLYPHRGSQAAMLATLGTGYRPLLHRYAPQQPNTSNNSYSGPHCLLWRAGHWLPD; encoded by the exons ATGTTAACTCACTTACATGTCGTTAGGTTCGAGATCTGGGCGGGCGGGTCAGGTCTGTACACCTACGCCGTGTCCGCTACCGGTGTGTGTGGGGCCGAGCCTCTACCGGCGACCCCGCGTGTCACCCTATTGGCCGCCAGCCCTGAGGAGCCCTACGTGGCCCTGTACTGTGAACCAG GGGTATGCGTGTACCAGTGGTCGGTCCGCAGCCGCCAGCAGACCGCGCGCCTGGACTGCAGCAAGCTGGTGCCGTGCAGCGAGAGCCTGCAGTCCCTCGCGCTGGACTCGCGGCCCGGCGAGGACCTCGGCCGG GTGACGGCGCTGGCGGCGCTGGGCGGGGCGCTGTACGTGGGCACGGCGTGGGGCGTGCTGCTCGTGTGCGCGGCCGCCAGCCTGCGCCCGCTCGCCGTGTTCCGCCCTTACGAGCAGAGC GTAACGTCAATAGTACCATTATACCCGCACCGCGGCTCGCAGGCCGCCATGCTGGCCACGCTGGGCACCGGCTACCGTCCGCTGCTGCACCGCTATGCACCACAACAG CCCAACACATCGAACAACTCGTACAGCGGTCCACATTGCCTCCTGTGGCGCGCCGGCCACTGGCTGCCCGACTAA
- the LOC133533449 gene encoding uncharacterized protein LOC133533449, producing the protein MTSEKKASWRCTTCRGVGNIPTPTNVKNAKVEKQSLPAKTNNTPTGSSESSVLTQLEQGFKSVLTEIKEFRADFGVLRADLQSCKDSVNNIETKLNEFEPRLSTAEDRLSLLEDKSTLLPRLQSDLDKATTIISTLQQECEAREQYSRINNVDISGLPFKKGENLISILENIYATVGLKLEVQNIDNVQRVRRFHSVPSEEGGDNDFDRSSNVREPAVIVKFTRRIYKDELLSAVRARRGITTSSIGLPGPAVNLYLGDHLTPASKMLLKQARELKKENKIAYLWIRDCKILARKTETSQVMVINKNFNFNKFK; encoded by the coding sequence ATGACCAGCGAAAAAAAAGCGAGCTGGCGTTGCACCACTTGCCGCGGTGTCGGAAATATTCCGACACCCACTAATGTGAAAAATGCGAAAGTAGAAAAACAATCGCTCCCGGCGAAGACTAACAATACTCCTACCGGGTCCAGTGAATCCAGTGTCCTTACTCAGCTCGAACAAGGATTTAAATCCGTCCTGACGGAAATCAAGGAATTTCGAGCCGATTTCGGCGTCTTGCGGGCGGACCTGCAGTCTTGCAAGGACAGTGTCAACAATATCGAAACGAAACTAAATGAGTTTGAACCTCGTTTGTCAACTGCAGAAGACCGGCTTAGCCTTTTAGAGGATAAATCCACTCTCTTGCCTAGGTTGCAGTCGGACCTAGATAAAGCCACGACTATTATTTCTACCCTCCAACAGGAATGTGAGGCTCGCGAGCAATACTCAAGAATAAACAATGTTGATATTTCTGGCCTGCCTTTTAAAAAAGGGGAGAACCTTATTAGCATTTTAGAAAACATATACGCCACAGTGGGATTAAAATTGGAGGTTCAGAATATAGATAATGTTCAACGGGTGCGACGGTTCCATAGTGTGCCCAGCGAAGAGGGCGGCGATAACGATTTCGACCGGTCGTCGAATGTACGTGAACCGGCGGTGATCGTAAAGTTTACCCGCCGTATTTACAAGGATGAACTTCTCTCGGCGGTGCGAGCTCGAAGGGGCATCACGACATCTTCTATCGGCCTCCCCGGGCCAGCTGTGAACCTGTACCTGGGTGACCACCTCACTCCGGCCAGTAAGATGCTACTCAAGCAAGCGCGTGAGCTCAAAAAGGAAAACAAAATCGCCTACCTATGGATAAGGGACTGTAAAATTTTAGCTCGAAAAACCGAGACGTCTCAAGTTATGGTGATTAATAAAAACTTCAATTTCAACAAGTTTAAgtga